The Parcubacteria group bacterium genome has a window encoding:
- a CDS encoding glycosyltransferase family 39 protein, which produces MKNILYNKIFWVVLLIVVVGAFLRTYHFADWMHYQLDQARDFRVVHAAMEYGPGELPLQGPRAAGSFLRLGPLMYYLEYGSALVFGDTPAGSVAIILILNILAIPLFYLFVRRFFDQGLSVGLTGIFSVSIFLITYSRFGWNPNLILPFTLLFAYALLRTSGQQNKNAGWWLVTASIALAFISSMHFVAFVTMPLIAIVYFTWARPWIAVRYWILAVAVFIFLNVPLIINDIKTGGDNFVAFIDVALNRSGGEDVEEGAEETSKSPHTLLDKVVYNIGQHTQFYWMIVTGDQLAAIPELDGSDLQCSYDCRYGLVRGVISFIMIFCAFGCWVFLYRAEEDRERKNFLRLILIWSAVLFLVYTPLAYDLAPRFFLLNAPLAFVIVGLLPKAISAEHQKSGQIFATILVMLCMGANLYFLAQYYHELARATTDASLVIAHHDRILKEKVRVTYAQMIEIVDWMETKYRANGEPLFVHAQPEYKRAFWERVDYRDIPRDHIPEDLKPLFRQGNYFIIIRAQSEQKDFLEKFLVGLDVVETKNFGTLTGYYLRAKPEFVTDEKKVFRENDRDPVFADGVQKRYLWRQIFEK; this is translated from the coding sequence ATGAAAAATATTTTGTATAATAAAATATTTTGGGTCGTTTTGTTGATCGTGGTTGTAGGCGCGTTTTTGCGTACGTATCATTTTGCTGATTGGATGCATTATCAGTTGGATCAGGCGCGTGATTTTCGCGTGGTGCATGCGGCGATGGAATATGGTCCGGGTGAACTGCCTTTGCAGGGACCGCGAGCCGCGGGATCGTTTTTACGATTAGGTCCGCTGATGTACTATTTGGAATATGGTAGTGCACTTGTGTTTGGCGATACGCCTGCAGGGAGCGTGGCGATCATTCTTATCCTCAATATCTTGGCAATCCCTTTGTTTTATCTTTTTGTGCGACGATTTTTCGATCAAGGACTTTCTGTGGGACTTACCGGGATATTTTCTGTATCGATCTTTCTTATCACATATAGTCGTTTCGGGTGGAATCCGAATTTGATCTTGCCATTCACACTTCTTTTTGCATATGCGCTCTTGCGCACGAGTGGACAGCAAAACAAAAATGCAGGATGGTGGCTTGTAACAGCGAGTATTGCACTTGCATTTATCAGCAGTATGCATTTTGTGGCTTTTGTGACAATGCCTCTGATCGCAATCGTATATTTTACATGGGCGCGACCGTGGATCGCTGTGCGTTATTGGATATTGGCAGTTGCGGTATTCATATTTCTCAATGTGCCCCTTATTATCAATGACATCAAGACAGGTGGAGATAATTTTGTCGCATTTATCGATGTGGCATTAAATCGTAGCGGTGGTGAAGATGTTGAAGAAGGGGCGGAAGAAACGTCAAAGTCGCCGCATACATTATTGGATAAGGTTGTTTATAATATTGGGCAACATACGCAATTTTATTGGATGATTGTGACGGGAGATCAGTTGGCTGCAATTCCGGAACTTGATGGAAGCGATCTGCAGTGTAGTTATGATTGTCGCTATGGACTTGTACGCGGTGTCATTTCATTTATTATGATCTTTTGTGCTTTCGGGTGCTGGGTATTTCTTTATCGCGCAGAAGAAGATCGAGAACGAAAGAATTTTCTCCGTCTCATATTGATATGGTCGGCAGTTTTGTTTCTCGTATATACACCTCTGGCATATGATCTTGCTCCGCGATTTTTCCTTCTTAATGCGCCACTGGCTTTTGTGATCGTTGGGCTATTGCCAAAAGCAATTTCCGCAGAGCATCAAAAATCAGGTCAAATATTTGCTACTATTTTAGTTATGCTGTGTATGGGTGCGAACCTCTATTTTCTCGCGCAGTATTACCATGAATTAGCACGCGCAACAACGGACGCATCTCTCGTAATTGCACATCATGATCGTATTCTCAAAGAAAAAGTGCGTGTGACATATGCACAAATGATCGAGATCGTGGATTGGATGGAGACGAAATATCGTGCGAATGGGGAGCCGCTTTTTGTGCACGCGCAACCGGAGTACAAAAGAGCGTTTTGGGAACGTGTGGATTATCGTGATATTCCGCGTGATCATATTCCCGAAGATCTGAAGCCACTTTTCCGACAAGGTAATTATTTTATTATTATCCGTGCGCAATCAGAACAAAAAGATTTCTTGGAAAAATTTTTAGTGGGGTTGGATGTGGTTGAAACCAAAAATTTTGGGACGTTGACCGGATATTATTTGCGTGCGAAACCGGAATTTGTCACGGATGAAAAAAAAGTATTTCGTGAGAATGATAGGGATCCTGTGTTTGCAGATGGCGTACAAAAACGATATCTCTGGCGACAGATATTTGAAAAATAG
- a CDS encoding HD domain-containing protein, producing the protein MDEIQTRDIIKKAREIFYVMVDNFGSDPYGLLSHVPEMEKWAHFMLRRYPNADAEVVLLAVWLHDIGHYPVPTEEDHAVRGEIRARDFFEKENYATDRMHAVLHCVRAHRCRDVMPETVEAKVVAFIDSASHMTDAMYFNMMKEDKEKNAQFRVYAKMERDYRDLGFFPEMQEELRGMHDAWKNLLQEYEKIDV; encoded by the coding sequence ATGGACGAAATTCAAACACGAGATATTATCAAAAAAGCACGTGAGATTTTTTATGTGATGGTTGATAATTTTGGATCAGATCCATACGGATTGCTTTCTCATGTGCCAGAAATGGAAAAATGGGCACATTTTATGTTACGACGATATCCAAATGCTGATGCAGAAGTAGTGTTATTGGCAGTGTGGTTGCATGATATCGGACATTACCCGGTACCAACAGAAGAGGATCACGCAGTGCGTGGAGAAATACGGGCGCGCGATTTTTTTGAAAAAGAAAATTATGCGACAGATCGTATGCACGCAGTATTGCATTGCGTGCGGGCGCATCGCTGTCGCGATGTTATGCCGGAAACCGTGGAAGCAAAGGTCGTCGCATTTATTGATTCTGCCAGTCACATGACAGATGCAATGTACTTCAATATGATGAAAGAAGATAAAGAAAAAAATGCACAGTTCAGGGTATACGCAAAAATGGAACGGGACTATCGAGACCTGGGTTTCTTTCCAGAGATGCAAGAGGAATTGAGAGGTATGCATGATGCGTGGAAGAACTTATTGCAAGAATATGAAAAAATTGACGTGTAG
- a CDS encoding glycosyltransferase family 39 protein, producing MHLNKEKIFATLPLFVAMIGFVAFGFFHLSKFETTDEHFWKYDRIQKYYTGLHDGITKNDWKKTRINDKPGITVALLSGLGLPFAPDPQGHSNIAVEESTRYTDSDGNSVKLYDVSFTEQTERINFALRTPILLFNALILLPLLFYLLLKAFGIRIAQISILLIGLNPILIGISQIINPDAILWGTSAIALISFYAFLTHGQKKFVFICAVATGCALLSKYTANLLFVFYPIIFVLHTFYSEKIISFLSYVKAIATIAFSSWLLYALFLPATIQNPAHFLYGTIYSPVLSVLANPFISLSHSHDLFFTAKDDFRTIPLFLLSMIVFGILTIILPFIGAWLTTRFKKTTHIILKTILVLYIAIISISLINAWTRTPFFPLENIKESSQQLEKLSFPQLAQYSEPLHTLFAIAIQMQNVIFSLHPLVLLLSICTAVFLLWNKKIPHQPMVYFPFIATIIFVGGGILSDIFVNVRYGLMLYVPYAVLAAIILTHMLHDVLPQKFHNKKEFPILLAIIIIMQSIALFGSAPYLFNYESILLPKKYTVTDSWGYGVYEAAMYLNTLPNARDLIVWSDHDGLCEFFIGKCISPITIDLDHTDIGYFVFTRRGVIHKPFLITTTDSQKKVDRDFYYSAETFAHPAWRLNINDRPDNYIIIIPFAKK from the coding sequence ATGCATCTCAATAAAGAAAAAATTTTCGCTACACTCCCACTTTTTGTTGCAATGATCGGTTTCGTTGCCTTTGGATTTTTTCACTTGTCAAAATTTGAAACAACTGACGAACATTTTTGGAAATACGATCGCATTCAAAAATATTACACGGGACTCCACGACGGCATCACAAAAAATGATTGGAAAAAAACCCGCATCAATGACAAGCCTGGCATCACCGTTGCACTGCTCAGCGGTTTAGGTTTACCCTTTGCGCCGGATCCGCAAGGACACAGCAATATCGCAGTGGAGGAGTCCACACGATATACTGACAGTGATGGAAATTCTGTGAAACTATATGACGTTTCTTTTACAGAACAGACGGAACGCATCAATTTCGCATTGCGCACACCAATCCTCCTTTTTAATGCGCTGATCCTTCTCCCGCTTTTGTTTTATCTTCTACTAAAAGCCTTTGGCATTCGCATTGCGCAGATCTCCATCCTTCTGATCGGGCTCAATCCCATACTCATTGGGATCAGCCAAATCATCAACCCTGACGCGATCCTTTGGGGCACTTCTGCTATTGCTCTTATCAGTTTTTATGCATTTCTCACACACGGACAAAAGAAATTTGTTTTTATCTGTGCTGTCGCGACAGGATGTGCATTACTCTCAAAATACACTGCGAATTTACTCTTTGTTTTTTATCCGATCATATTTGTGCTTCACACATTTTACAGCGAAAAAATAATTTCCTTCCTGTCCTATGTCAAAGCGATTGCCACAATTGCTTTTTCGTCATGGCTGCTCTATGCACTCTTTTTGCCGGCAACGATCCAAAATCCCGCACACTTCCTCTACGGCACGATTTATTCCCCCGTTCTCTCCGTACTCGCCAATCCTTTTATCTCCCTCTCACATTCACACGATCTTTTTTTTACCGCCAAAGATGATTTTCGCACAATTCCTCTTTTCCTGTTATCAATGATCGTTTTTGGAATTTTGACCATTATCCTTCCTTTCATCGGTGCATGGCTCACCACACGTTTCAAAAAAACGACACACATTATCCTCAAGACAATACTTGTACTGTACATTGCGATCATCAGTATTTCACTGATCAATGCGTGGACAAGAACCCCGTTTTTTCCTCTTGAAAACATCAAGGAATCATCACAACAACTTGAAAAACTATCATTTCCGCAATTGGCACAATACAGTGAACCACTTCACACACTTTTTGCAATTGCAATTCAAATGCAAAACGTGATCTTTTCTTTGCATCCGCTTGTTCTTCTGCTAAGCATATGTACAGCCGTTTTTCTTTTGTGGAACAAAAAAATTCCGCATCAACCCATGGTATATTTCCCGTTTATTGCAACAATCATATTTGTCGGTGGTGGTATACTATCAGACATCTTTGTCAATGTGCGCTATGGTCTCATGCTTTATGTGCCTTATGCTGTCCTTGCTGCAATTATACTGACCCATATGTTACACGACGTCTTACCGCAAAAATTTCATAATAAAAAAGAATTTCCTATACTCCTCGCTATCATTATCATCATGCAAAGCATTGCTCTCTTTGGCAGCGCACCGTATTTATTCAATTACGAAAGTATCCTCTTGCCAAAAAAATACACCGTCACTGATTCGTGGGGATATGGCGTATATGAGGCCGCGATGTATCTCAATACACTGCCCAATGCGCGTGACTTGATCGTGTGGTCTGACCATGACGGACTTTGTGAATTCTTTATCGGCAAGTGCATCAGTCCTATCACGATCGACCTGGATCACACGGATATTGGTTATTTCGTCTTTACGCGCCGTGGGGTCATCCACAAACCATTCTTGATCACAACCACCGACTCTCAGAAAAAAGTTGATCGAGATTTCTATTACAGCGCGGAAACATTTGCCCATCCGGCATGGCGACTAAATATCAACGACCGTCCGGACAACTACATCATCATCATTCCTTTTGCAAAAAAATAA
- a CDS encoding DUF4349 domain-containing protein, translating to MERLKKYLVILVVAIVVLAAIITALRMTSNSRPSNNTVGVTKGFGAPGVTRSSAPMDTVMSATSGRDSMEGIAVGEMAPMADVESVPIEKKEIKNGSLTMRVNDVDRAVEQMTAVATEHKGEVYSSNFYQDTQDIKSGTVEVRVPVDQFGSTFEALKKVATVVVGESTSGQDVTLAYRDLQARLKNKQAEEQSFLKILEQSGKLSDVIDVTREVSRVRGEIEQLQAQITYMESQTDYATITISVTEDENVTFSDQWRPLQVAKETINGLLSDMQGFVNFVIVLVIRVIPIMILYGFIAWVFYVVVKKIIHALRGKKNDVSVNNQ from the coding sequence ATGGAAAGATTGAAGAAATACCTCGTTATTCTTGTTGTGGCAATTGTCGTGTTAGCGGCGATTATTACAGCATTGCGTATGACGAGCAATTCTCGTCCATCCAATAATACTGTGGGAGTTACAAAGGGATTTGGTGCGCCAGGTGTCACGCGATCATCCGCACCGATGGACACAGTGATGTCTGCTACGAGTGGTAGGGATTCTATGGAGGGCATAGCTGTAGGGGAAATGGCACCAATGGCTGATGTGGAAAGTGTTCCCATAGAGAAAAAAGAGATCAAAAATGGCAGTTTGACGATGCGCGTCAATGATGTGGATCGTGCGGTAGAACAAATGACTGCAGTTGCTACAGAACACAAAGGTGAGGTCTATTCGTCAAATTTTTATCAAGATACGCAGGATATCAAAAGTGGAACCGTAGAGGTGCGTGTGCCGGTTGATCAATTTGGCAGTACGTTTGAGGCGCTCAAAAAAGTAGCGACGGTTGTGGTGGGCGAATCAACCTCTGGGCAAGATGTCACGCTGGCATATCGTGATTTGCAAGCACGGCTCAAGAATAAACAAGCTGAAGAACAATCTTTTCTCAAAATTCTTGAACAATCCGGTAAATTGTCAGATGTGATCGATGTAACGCGAGAGGTATCGCGTGTGCGCGGAGAGATCGAGCAATTACAAGCGCAGATCACATATATGGAATCACAAACAGACTATGCCACGATCACAATCTCTGTGACAGAGGATGAGAATGTGACTTTTTCCGATCAATGGCGACCATTGCAGGTGGCAAAAGAAACGATCAATGGACTACTGAGTGATATGCAGGGATTTGTAAATTTTGTGATCGTTTTGGTCATTCGTGTGATCCCGATCATGATCCTCTATGGATTTATCGCATGGGTTTTTTATGTTGTTGTCAAAAAGATCATTCACGCACTGAGGGGTAAGAAAAATGATGTAAGTGTAAACAATCAATAA
- a CDS encoding SIMPL domain-containing protein (The SIMPL domain is named for its presence in mouse protein SIMPL (signalling molecule that associates with mouse pelle-like kinase). Bacterial member BP26, from Brucella, was shown to assemble into a channel-like structure, while YggE from E. coli has been associated with resistance to oxidative stress.): MDIKSTTITNICLIAIVICVAYMIFAGKNITVDMNQSSLEHTISVDGKAETFVKPDTAKVSFGVTSKNISTDVATKSVNERMNTLVGELAKNGVEEKDIKTVNYEISPEYSYNDGVQRFEGYRVSQRVEVIMRDLEKVSDVLGVVNSADLDNVSQLTFFVDDDESIKKELREQAIADAEENAQKIAKNLGVQIESVVSFYDYSNDTPPSEPMYAMEKSGMGGSDVASAPVVPEGENQFVSKISVTYKIK; encoded by the coding sequence ATGGACATCAAGTCGACCACTATTACCAATATATGCTTGATCGCGATCGTCATCTGTGTGGCATATATGATCTTTGCGGGAAAAAATATCACCGTGGATATGAACCAGTCTTCTCTTGAGCACACGATCTCTGTCGATGGTAAGGCAGAAACATTTGTAAAGCCGGATACGGCAAAAGTGTCATTTGGTGTAACGTCAAAAAATATATCAACTGATGTGGCGACAAAATCTGTCAATGAACGGATGAATACACTGGTGGGGGAGTTAGCAAAAAATGGTGTAGAGGAAAAAGATATCAAAACGGTCAACTATGAGATCTCTCCGGAATATTCATATAATGACGGTGTACAGAGATTTGAGGGATATCGCGTGTCACAGCGTGTAGAAGTGATCATGCGCGATTTGGAGAAGGTTTCCGATGTGTTGGGTGTTGTAAATAGTGCTGATCTCGATAATGTGTCACAACTGACATTCTTTGTGGATGACGATGAATCGATCAAAAAGGAATTGCGTGAGCAAGCAATTGCTGATGCTGAAGAAAACGCACAGAAAATTGCAAAGAATCTCGGTGTGCAGATCGAAAGTGTGGTGAGTTTTTATGACTATAGTAACGATACGCCACCGTCGGAGCCTATGTATGCGATGGAAAAATCCGGTATGGGTGGCAGTGACGTGGCATCTGCGCCGGTTGTGCCGGAGGGAGAAAATCAATTTGTGTCAAAAATTTCTGTAACGTATAAGATCAAATAG
- a CDS encoding flippase — MKNFSRSLVWLTISEIIFNAAGYVIHSALGRILEPDDYGRYSLVITLTTMIVILIGNGIPTAMSKYLSEIIESDPEQIRPIKRKSMKMQALLMASVTVVFFILAPVIAYLLGDSSLTPLFQLSALIIPAFAAASFYFYFYTGLHFFRLQSILKTVRATSRVIFIIGLAYFFGVKGAISGYIVAPLFVFSVAIICDIIITHRYFPAIKDHPMSTAKTFSAKTILNYAWPLTLFLLFYELISTIDLYFVKSLLHSDHLTGIYNAALTAGRIPYFLFYALTIILLPAISKTTAERKETETSSLINKSLRLMLFVLFPLVTLLALYSRQTILLIYGKDYLEAVYPMSLYVIGAGFLTVFYVLSFVLNGAGLVKIPMWLTLWGLILNVTLNFILIPQFELIGASFSVVVTSLFLMIGSLIYIKKHFAVHMPIMLWIMSIIAAILMIFFSIFLPAGTFTFIISSIILCVIYFGTLRISGQLTDHDIALFLKRKKRM, encoded by the coding sequence ATGAAAAATTTTTCCCGTTCACTCGTCTGGCTCACCATATCGGAAATCATTTTTAACGCTGCCGGTTATGTCATCCACAGCGCACTTGGACGCATCCTTGAGCCGGATGATTATGGTCGCTACAGTCTCGTGATCACACTCACCACTATGATCGTGATTTTGATTGGCAATGGCATCCCCACCGCCATGTCAAAATATTTAAGCGAGATCATCGAAAGCGATCCGGAACAGATTCGACCGATCAAACGCAAAAGCATGAAAATGCAAGCACTTCTCATGGCAAGTGTCACTGTTGTATTTTTTATCCTCGCACCGGTCATTGCCTATCTCCTTGGCGATTCATCACTCACACCGCTTTTTCAACTCTCCGCCCTCATCATTCCCGCTTTCGCCGCAGCATCCTTTTATTTTTATTTTTACACCGGATTGCATTTCTTTCGTCTGCAATCCATACTCAAGACTGTGCGCGCAACCAGTCGCGTGATTTTTATCATCGGTCTCGCATATTTCTTTGGCGTGAAGGGTGCGATTTCAGGTTATATCGTCGCGCCACTTTTTGTTTTTTCCGTTGCGATCATTTGCGACATCATCATCACACATCGCTATTTTCCCGCGATCAAAGATCATCCCATGAGCACAGCAAAAACATTTTCTGCCAAGACAATCCTCAACTACGCATGGCCATTAACTCTCTTTTTGCTTTTCTATGAACTCATTTCGACAATTGATCTCTACTTCGTCAAATCACTCCTTCACAGCGACCACTTGACCGGTATTTACAATGCCGCACTCACCGCCGGACGGATCCCGTATTTTCTCTTCTACGCGCTTACCATCATCCTTTTACCGGCAATCTCCAAAACAACAGCCGAACGTAAAGAAACAGAGACCTCCAGCCTAATCAATAAATCTCTCCGCCTGATGCTTTTTGTTCTTTTTCCGCTTGTCACACTTCTCGCACTCTACAGCAGACAAACCATTCTCCTCATTTATGGCAAAGACTACCTTGAGGCGGTGTACCCCATGAGTCTTTATGTGATCGGTGCCGGATTTCTCACGGTTTTTTATGTGCTTAGCTTTGTTTTGAACGGCGCCGGATTGGTCAAGATCCCTATGTGGCTCACACTGTGGGGACTTATTCTCAATGTTACGCTAAACTTTATATTGATCCCACAATTTGAACTCATCGGTGCATCATTTTCCGTTGTTGTTACCTCACTTTTCCTTATGATTGGATCACTCATCTATATCAAAAAACACTTTGCCGTGCACATGCCGATCATGCTGTGGATCATGTCGATCATTGCCGCGATCCTAATGATCTTTTTCTCCATATTTCTCCCTGCAGGCACTTTTACTTTCATCATTTCCAGCATTATTCTGTGTGTGATCTATTTTGGGACACTACGCATATCGGGACAACTTACAGATCATGATATCGCACTGTTCCTGAAGCGCAAAAAAAGAATGTGA
- a CDS encoding glycosyltransferase family 39 protein, translated as MQTIPRFSPRSIVLSALLFFITLVIIVHKVDALRALHIFSSLKIFYALFFITSGYISFYCYYTLHKKILLFFTITAPSICAFCIAFFITGAIHYIFYLSVGLWFIGLIGYLLYQIDTHRTITSDIDIPSQQHVEKIFTPFNITFTLAIVLCFIFFGLFRLNKGSFVDEKLWTYGEESRIEKYYPNILQRDWKNTRPSDKPGVTLAMISGVGLLWTTPSDFYHNFDNGPKLAQMLYIMRLPTLIFCGIMIILFFIFIHKLFGQKTATLATLMIGLSPILIGISRLINPDALSWVFMPLTFLCYFLYLKKRTRSWLYSTGVLLGLSLLTKYIANLFIVFFILEIFSGFLFSKDTIDTYTYLRNKIIDIGIILFLALTTFYILFPGTWLIPNRLLLATIGSEAFTPVWKPFLGFCVIFLADHFFLRSQIFIWIITLCKKYRVFFFYTVSTIFAIIMITVIVNASAHMFLTNFERLLAAPKSTSQFSILAVFSSGFYAMIYSISPIILVGVFCAIIASFDRTIKKFDHTFLWHTMLFIIVFYAGSAISLIAATTRYQIILYPLFFVIAAYGWHYMWTKLKFPTLFIIVTFLFAATSLYTLWTVKPFYFSYTSMLLPNAYIVNPKDMGDGSYEISEYLNTLPHARDLKIWSDKNGVCVFFVGYCNSRVHLNEFDENGTDYDYYVISRGSEYGTKRITEQRLEADPSYPLRLDRLYDYPNSIYEISPGNRRANYIRIISGDDLVILDKNNASQ; from the coding sequence ATGCAAACTATCCCACGGTTTAGTCCTCGATCAATCGTTCTTTCTGCACTGTTATTTTTTATCACACTGGTCATTATTGTGCATAAAGTTGACGCTCTACGTGCATTACATATTTTTTCCTCACTCAAGATCTTTTATGCACTTTTCTTTATCACTTCTGGCTATATATCTTTTTATTGTTATTACACATTGCACAAGAAGATTCTCCTTTTTTTTACAATCACTGCACCATCCATTTGTGCATTTTGTATTGCTTTTTTTATTACCGGCGCGATCCATTATATCTTTTATCTTTCTGTTGGCCTCTGGTTCATTGGTCTAATCGGTTATCTCCTCTACCAAATCGACACGCATCGCACGATCACATCTGACATTGACATACCGTCCCAACAACATGTAGAAAAAATATTCACACCATTCAATATAACATTCACACTTGCAATCGTGTTATGTTTCATTTTTTTTGGACTATTTCGTTTGAACAAAGGATCTTTTGTAGATGAAAAACTCTGGACATACGGTGAGGAATCCCGTATTGAAAAGTATTATCCGAACATTTTACAACGTGACTGGAAAAATACGCGTCCAAGCGACAAGCCCGGCGTCACATTGGCAATGATCTCCGGTGTTGGCTTACTATGGACCACACCATCTGATTTTTATCATAATTTTGACAACGGTCCAAAACTTGCACAGATGCTCTACATCATGCGACTCCCAACGCTCATTTTTTGTGGGATCATGATCATATTATTTTTCATATTCATTCATAAACTGTTTGGACAAAAAACGGCGACTCTTGCAACGCTGATGATCGGCTTATCGCCAATTCTCATCGGCATATCACGCCTCATCAATCCCGATGCACTCAGTTGGGTTTTTATGCCATTGACCTTTTTGTGCTATTTTTTATATCTCAAAAAACGGACACGTTCATGGCTCTACAGCACCGGTGTTTTGTTGGGATTATCCCTCCTCACCAAATACATCGCCAATCTTTTTATTGTATTTTTTATTCTTGAGATCTTTTCAGGTTTTCTCTTCAGTAAAGATACGATTGACACATATACCTATCTCCGCAATAAGATCATTGACATCGGCATCATATTATTTCTTGCACTCACAACTTTTTATATTCTCTTTCCCGGTACATGGCTCATACCGAATCGACTACTTCTTGCAACGATCGGGAGCGAGGCATTTACCCCTGTGTGGAAACCATTTTTAGGATTTTGTGTCATTTTTTTGGCTGATCACTTTTTTCTTCGTTCACAAATTTTCATTTGGATCATTACACTATGCAAAAAATATCGTGTATTTTTTTTCTACACAGTTTCCACGATTTTTGCGATCATCATGATCACTGTCATCGTAAACGCAAGTGCACATATGTTTCTGACAAACTTTGAAAGACTCCTCGCAGCACCCAAGAGCACTTCCCAATTTTCCATTCTTGCAGTTTTTTCTTCCGGATTCTATGCGATGATCTATTCCATATCTCCCATTATACTTGTTGGTGTCTTTTGTGCGATCATCGCATCATTTGATCGCACGATCAAAAAATTTGATCATACTTTTTTGTGGCATACGATGCTCTTTATTATTGTATTTTATGCCGGTTCAGCGATCAGCCTCATCGCGGCAACAACACGTTATCAAATCATTCTTTATCCACTCTTTTTTGTCATCGCAGCATATGGATGGCACTACATGTGGACTAAGTTAAAATTTCCTACACTTTTTATCATCGTCACATTTTTGTTTGCTGCGACATCACTATACACACTTTGGACAGTTAAGCCATTTTATTTTAGCTATACGAGCATGCTTTTGCCAAATGCATACATCGTCAATCCAAAAGATATGGGTGACGGTAGTTATGAAATTTCAGAATATCTCAACACATTGCCTCATGCACGCGATCTCAAGATATGGTCGGACAAAAACGGCGTTTGCGTCTTTTTTGTCGGCTATTGCAATAGTCGCGTGCATCTCAATGAATTTGATGAAAATGGCACTGATTATGACTATTATGTCATTTCTCGCGGCAGTGAATATGGCACGAAACGCATTACGGAACAACGACTTGAAGCAGACCCTTCCTATCCTCTCCGGCTGGATCGTTTGTACGATTATCCGAACAGCATCTATGAGATTTCCCCAGGAAATCGACGCGCAAATTATATTCGCATCATCTCGGGAGATGATCTGGTCATTTTAGATAAAAACAATGCATCTCAATAA
- a CDS encoding MazG-like family protein, with product MDFSQMNEEIIATAQGYCDTYSIEPSKEFAVLKLYEEVGEFAQAFLIHERMSRPEKFMDEKDSRERMAQELADVVGMSLFVAHVLGIDMEKALQKKWTNRV from the coding sequence ATGGATTTCTCCCAAATGAATGAAGAGATCATTGCAACGGCGCAGGGATATTGTGACACGTATAGTATTGAACCGAGCAAAGAATTTGCCGTACTTAAGCTTTATGAAGAAGTGGGGGAGTTTGCACAGGCGTTTTTGATCCATGAGCGCATGAGTCGTCCGGAAAAATTCATGGACGAGAAGGATTCGCGGGAACGTATGGCGCAAGAGTTGGCTGATGTTGTCGGCATGTCACTTTTTGTGGCACATGTGCTGGGCATTGATATGGAGAAAGCGCTCCAAAAGAAATGGACCAACCGGGTTTGA
- a CDS encoding NUDIX domain-containing protein, with product MADERIDICDETNHLTGFQRMKSEAHENGLWHRVAHVWIYNTKGDILIQLRAKEKLLYPNRWDVSVAGHVGAGEEPLASALREVQEEIGLTVKEDDLQFFMIRKVAMVYENIHNNEFYYVYFLPFDGDIAQVKLQKEEVQEIRFVSTRWITADLKNNPDRYVRHGKYWNDAIDGIESILHKK from the coding sequence ATGGCAGATGAACGTATAGATATTTGCGATGAGACTAATCATCTGACAGGTTTTCAACGGATGAAAAGTGAAGCGCATGAAAACGGTTTATGGCACAGAGTGGCGCATGTGTGGATTTATAATACAAAGGGAGATATCCTCATACAATTACGCGCAAAGGAGAAATTGCTGTATCCGAATAGGTGGGATGTATCGGTTGCAGGACATGTGGGTGCGGGGGAAGAACCTCTTGCATCGGCACTGCGAGAAGTACAAGAAGAGATCGGACTCACGGTCAAAGAAGATGATCTGCAATTTTTTATGATCAGGAAAGTCGCTATGGTCTATGAAAATATACACAACAATGAATTTTATTACGTGTATTTCTTACCATTTGATGGAGATATTGCACAGGTGAAACTGCAAAAGGAAGAAGTGCAAGAAATTCGATTTGTCTCTACGCGGTGGATCACAGCAGATCTAAAAAATAATCCCGATAGATATGTGCGGCATGGCAAATACTGGAATGATGCAATAGATGGAATTGAAAGTATTTTGCATAAGAAATAA